A single window of Leptospira wolffii serovar Khorat str. Khorat-H2 DNA harbors:
- a CDS encoding ammonium transporter produces the protein MKSAKKLIPFLFLLIPAVLWGQDATTTPPPAPAPTLDKGDTAWMIVASTLVFFMIPGLALFYGGIVRSKNVLSTMMHSFIAILVLTLQWTIFGYSFAFDGSNPYYGDFGLLFLNGVDTETLEGTIPKYIHFLFQGMFALITPALISGAIAERVKLSGYIVFILAWATLVYDPVAHWVWDSDGWLFQKSALDFAGGTVVHLISGIAGLAAAIVLGKRKGEGPALIAPNNLTYTLIGAGFLWFGWFGFNAGSGLATNGLAARAFAVTLIAPAAAGVAWLLIEYLHTKKATALGAASGIVAGLVVITPAAGFVDLQGAIILGLIVSPICYGAILLKGKLGYDDSLDAFGIHGVGGAVGAILTGVFTVSLGAGVATRTDQVIVQLISVVATGAYSFVVSLILVFIIEKTIGFRISEEKEIAGLDAEIHGEKGYII, from the coding sequence ATGAAATCGGCCAAAAAACTAATCCCGTTCCTGTTCCTATTGATCCCTGCGGTTCTATGGGGCCAGGACGCAACTACAACCCCTCCTCCGGCACCGGCTCCTACATTGGATAAAGGTGATACCGCGTGGATGATCGTCGCTTCCACACTCGTGTTCTTTATGATTCCCGGTCTTGCGCTGTTCTACGGCGGGATCGTGCGCTCTAAGAACGTTCTATCGACCATGATGCACAGCTTCATCGCGATCTTAGTCCTTACTCTTCAGTGGACTATCTTCGGATACAGCTTTGCTTTCGACGGAAGCAATCCGTATTACGGTGATTTCGGTCTTCTTTTCCTGAACGGAGTCGATACCGAGACTCTGGAAGGAACAATTCCTAAATACATCCACTTCTTGTTCCAAGGAATGTTCGCTTTGATCACTCCTGCGCTTATATCCGGAGCGATTGCAGAAAGGGTAAAACTTTCAGGTTATATCGTATTCATTCTGGCTTGGGCAACCTTGGTATACGATCCCGTCGCTCACTGGGTCTGGGACTCCGACGGATGGTTATTCCAAAAAAGCGCTCTGGACTTTGCGGGAGGAACCGTAGTCCACTTGATTTCCGGTATCGCCGGTCTTGCAGCGGCCATCGTTCTCGGAAAACGTAAAGGAGAAGGTCCTGCTCTTATTGCTCCGAACAACCTCACCTATACTCTGATAGGCGCCGGGTTCCTGTGGTTCGGATGGTTCGGATTTAACGCCGGATCCGGTTTGGCAACGAACGGATTGGCAGCCAGAGCATTCGCAGTGACTTTGATCGCACCTGCGGCAGCCGGCGTAGCTTGGCTCTTGATCGAATATCTTCATACTAAGAAAGCGACCGCACTCGGTGCAGCTTCCGGAATCGTAGCCGGTCTCGTGGTTATCACTCCCGCTGCCGGATTCGTGGATCTGCAAGGAGCTATTATCCTCGGATTGATCGTATCTCCGATCTGCTACGGAGCGATCCTTCTGAAAGGAAAACTCGGATACGACGATTCTTTGGATGCGTTCGGTATACACGGAGTTGGTGGAGCTGTAGGAGCTATTCTTACCGGGGTATTCACCGTTTCTCTCGGAGCAGGAGTCGCAACTCGCACCGATCAGGTAATCGTTCAGTTGATCAGCGTAGTCGCTACCGGCGCTTACTCTTTCGTCGTTTCCTTAATCCTCGTTTTCATCATAGAGAAAACGATCGGATTCAGAATTTCCGAAGAGAAAGAAATCGCGGGTCTCGATGCGGAGATTCACGGAGAGAAAGGTTATATCATTTAA
- a CDS encoding GlmU family protein: MGRIQRILIDEQETPSGLGALTRIRSFVEIRDGILNPLQRLKEQYSDAKIYYRHSNPAFEKTFFERNPKIAEYDGKEVDLIVSPEDFLPWKSIESLGRSIEQDLDLNKDLRKWARKLKVKSGDFQIVGKSKHVHVHPSAKIYPGVVIDVTSGPVIIDKDVKITSFSFLEGPLYIGHGSHIDNARITGSTSIGNVCRIGGEVGDSIILDFTNKHHEGFLGHSLVGSWVNIGALSTTSDLKNNYGVVKIREEGHETTTGSIKFGSIIGDFSKIGIGVMLNTGTVIDFGCNVISNKVGGYLPPFAWADGQPYILDLFLRDSRKIMARRNRELSASEAELIRILYESKVRK, translated from the coding sequence ATGGGCAGGATTCAGAGAATATTGATCGATGAGCAGGAGACTCCCTCCGGATTGGGAGCCCTGACCCGAATTCGGTCCTTCGTAGAAATCCGGGACGGTATTCTGAATCCGCTACAGAGATTGAAAGAGCAGTATTCGGACGCAAAGATCTATTATAGACACTCCAATCCGGCCTTCGAAAAAACGTTCTTCGAAAGAAACCCCAAGATCGCGGAATATGACGGAAAAGAGGTGGATCTCATCGTGTCTCCGGAAGACTTCCTACCTTGGAAATCGATCGAGAGTTTGGGGCGAAGCATCGAACAGGATCTGGATTTAAACAAGGATCTGCGGAAATGGGCCCGCAAGCTAAAGGTGAAATCCGGAGATTTCCAGATCGTGGGTAAGTCCAAACACGTTCATGTGCATCCTTCCGCAAAGATCTATCCCGGAGTGGTTATAGACGTCACTTCCGGGCCGGTCATCATCGACAAGGACGTTAAGATCACGTCCTTTTCTTTCCTGGAAGGACCGCTATATATCGGGCACGGATCCCATATAGATAATGCCAGGATCACGGGCAGCACTTCCATCGGAAACGTATGCAGAATAGGCGGAGAAGTCGGCGATAGCATTATATTAGATTTTACGAATAAACATCACGAAGGATTTTTGGGGCATTCTCTGGTGGGAAGTTGGGTGAACATTGGCGCTCTTTCCACCACTTCGGATCTAAAGAATAATTATGGAGTGGTTAAGATCCGGGAAGAAGGCCACGAAACCACCACAGGGTCCATCAAATTCGGATCCATTATCGGTGATTTCTCCAAAATCGGTATCGGAGTGATGCTGAATACGGGCACAGTAATTGATTTCGGGTGCAATGTGATCTCGAATAAAGTGGGTGGTTATCTTCCGCCTTTTGCCTGGGCCGACGGACAACCCTATATCCTGGATTTGTTCCTTAGAGATTCCCGCAAGATCATGGCTCGTAGAAACAGGGAATTATCCGCATCCGAAGCCGAACTGATAAGAATTCTATACGAAAGCAAGGTGAGAAAATAA
- a CDS encoding P-II family nitrogen regulator, which produces MKLVVAIIQPHKLEEVKAELTKNEIYRLTVSDVQGYGQQKGKTEVFRGHEYQVNLLRKVRLEIAVNDEFVKPTVDAILKAAKTGEGKIGDGKILILPLEDVIRIRTGERGSSAI; this is translated from the coding sequence ATGAAATTAGTCGTAGCAATTATCCAGCCACATAAACTGGAAGAGGTAAAAGCGGAGCTTACTAAGAATGAAATTTACAGGCTTACCGTAAGCGACGTGCAAGGCTACGGGCAGCAAAAAGGAAAAACCGAGGTTTTTCGCGGACACGAATACCAAGTAAACCTTTTGAGAAAGGTTAGATTGGAAATCGCAGTCAACGACGAGTTCGTTAAGCCGACCGTCGACGCCATTCTCAAGGCTGCCAAAACCGGCGAAGGAAAGATCGGAGACGGAAAGATTCTGATCCTTCCTCTCGAGGATGTGATCCGTATCCGTACCGGAGAAAGAGGAAGCTCAGCGATTTAA
- the rpsT gene encoding 30S ribosomal protein S20, protein MANIKSSEKDIRRTKRRNAANSQNRNRLRTQAKKILKALHDGEKDTIPTLYKEYASLLDKAAKTNLIHSKNADRKKSRMALRINSQAAASA, encoded by the coding sequence TTGGCGAATATTAAATCTTCAGAAAAAGATATCCGTAGAACTAAACGCAGGAATGCGGCAAATTCTCAAAACCGGAACCGCCTTAGGACTCAGGCCAAAAAGATCCTAAAAGCGCTTCATGACGGAGAAAAGGATACTATCCCGACTTTGTACAAAGAATACGCTTCTCTTTTGGACAAAGCAGCTAAAACCAATCTCATCCACTCTAAAAATGCGGACCGCAAAAAGAGCCGGATGGCTTTGCGCATCAATAGCCAAGCAGCTGCTTCCGCGTAA
- a CDS encoding carboxyl transferase domain-containing protein, with product MEVLESQIRTSSPEYKENFKDLSEKVEEVRMLLDKVSQGGGEKSIQRHKSRGKLTARERIRGLVDSDTPFLEFSALAGEKVYSDDVPSAGIVTGIGRISGSPCVIVANDATVKGGTYYPLTVKKHIRAQEIARENRLPCVYLVDSGGAFLPMQDEVFPDKEHFGRIFYNQANLSREGIPQISIVMGSCTAGGAYIPAMSDESVIVKGNGTIFLGGPPLVKAATGEVVTPEELGGADVHCRISGVTDHYAENDRHALEIARHIVSSLGNAKGKSPESITFEDPLYDPEEIYGIIQKDIRKPYDVREVIARVVDGSRFQEFKKYYGTTIVTGFANIYGKLVGIVANNGVLFSESSLKAAHFIQLCNQREIPLVFLQNITGFMVGKKYENAGIAKDGAKMVNAVSTSVVPKYTVVIGGSYGAGNYGMCGRAFGPRFLWMWPNAKISVMGGEQASNVLLTVKMEQLEKEGKALSEAEQNEFRRPILEDYDRRSSCIYSTARLWDDGILDPARTRESLGLALYSDFSAKKDPSYAIFRM from the coding sequence ATGGAAGTATTGGAATCCCAGATTAGGACCTCGTCTCCCGAATATAAGGAAAACTTTAAAGACCTCTCCGAGAAAGTGGAGGAGGTCCGTATGCTTTTGGACAAAGTCTCCCAAGGAGGAGGCGAAAAATCCATACAAAGGCATAAGAGCCGCGGAAAATTGACCGCGAGAGAAAGAATTCGCGGACTCGTCGATTCCGACACTCCCTTCTTGGAATTCTCCGCCTTGGCCGGAGAAAAAGTCTACTCCGACGATGTTCCTTCCGCAGGCATAGTCACCGGAATCGGAAGAATATCGGGAAGTCCCTGCGTGATCGTAGCCAATGATGCTACCGTAAAAGGCGGAACTTATTATCCGCTCACAGTCAAAAAGCATATCCGCGCTCAGGAAATCGCCAGAGAGAATCGGCTTCCTTGCGTTTACTTGGTGGATTCCGGCGGAGCTTTTCTTCCCATGCAGGACGAAGTGTTTCCGGACAAGGAACATTTCGGCAGAATCTTTTACAACCAGGCCAATCTTTCCAGAGAGGGAATTCCCCAAATATCCATCGTGATGGGAAGCTGTACCGCAGGAGGGGCTTATATCCCTGCGATGTCCGACGAATCGGTGATCGTTAAAGGAAACGGGACTATTTTCTTAGGAGGCCCCCCTCTTGTAAAAGCCGCCACGGGAGAAGTAGTTACTCCGGAAGAATTAGGCGGGGCGGACGTGCATTGTAGGATTTCCGGAGTCACGGACCATTATGCCGAAAACGATCGTCACGCTTTGGAGATCGCCAGACATATCGTTTCCAGTTTAGGAAATGCGAAAGGAAAAAGTCCGGAATCCATAACTTTCGAGGATCCTTTATACGATCCGGAGGAAATTTACGGGATCATCCAAAAGGATATTCGTAAGCCTTATGATGTAAGAGAAGTGATCGCAAGAGTAGTGGACGGTTCCCGTTTTCAAGAATTCAAAAAATATTATGGGACTACGATCGTTACTGGCTTTGCGAATATCTACGGAAAGCTAGTAGGTATTGTCGCAAACAACGGGGTACTATTCTCCGAAAGTTCCCTGAAAGCTGCACATTTTATCCAGTTATGCAATCAACGGGAGATCCCTCTCGTCTTTCTCCAAAACATTACCGGCTTTATGGTAGGTAAGAAATACGAGAATGCAGGAATCGCTAAAGACGGAGCCAAGATGGTGAACGCGGTCTCGACTTCCGTGGTTCCTAAATATACCGTAGTGATCGGCGGTTCCTATGGAGCCGGAAATTACGGAATGTGCGGTAGAGCTTTCGGTCCTCGTTTTCTTTGGATGTGGCCGAACGCGAAAATTTCCGTTATGGGCGGGGAACAGGCTTCGAATGTTCTTTTAACCGTTAAAATGGAGCAATTGGAGAAGGAAGGCAAAGCCCTCTCCGAAGCAGAGCAAAACGAATTCCGCAGACCGATTTTAGAAGACTACGATCGTCGCTCCTCCTGTATTTATTCTACGGCTCGACTTTGGGATGACGGTATTCTGGATCCGGCCCGGACTAGAGAATCTCTGGGACTGGCTCTTTATTCCGACTTCTCCGCGAAAAAAGATCCATCCTACGCCATTTTCCGGATGTAA
- the glmS gene encoding glutamine--fructose-6-phosphate transaminase (isomerizing), whose translation MCGIVGYAGEKNVESVLVVGLISLEYRGYDSAGIAVLDKGEIQVRKQRGKIKDLESYLKEHPVRGNVGIGHTRWATHGEPNQINAHPHTDSKSTVAVVHNGIIENYGELRQELKQKGFVFHSMTDTEVIPNLLAESKKRGKTNREAFLELFDRVHGKWAIAVVFDNEPDRVYFAQDGAPLLLGKGKEEYYLASDISPLTRNCREVYYINSKEWGYFTKTECTVFGFDGEEKKIEFKSQEIKFEDVDKGGYPHFMIKEIHEQPGIFRRIIQSRIGDNGEIEFPESNISRDVMSRVNRIIIQAAGTSYYAGMLGKHYLENFAKIQTDTETSSEFRYRNPVVEGDTLIVGISQSGETADTLASILEAKAKFIKVLSLVNNVNSTIARESDSFIRTDAGPEIGVASTKAFTAQVINLLLFSLYVARLKWIVSDDELKTLLEEIRLLPGKMERILAQAHLLETWAADFTKTKDFVFLGRTYNHPVALEGALKLKEVSYIHASGYAGGEFKHGPIALITNEVPVVCIATKSEIYSKMLSNIQEIKARNGIIISIVTEGDTEARELSDYCFEVPDCPEILSPILNVLPLQLLAYYSAVARGCPPDQPRNLAKSVTVE comes from the coding sequence ATGTGTGGAATCGTAGGATACGCTGGCGAAAAAAACGTGGAGTCGGTGCTCGTAGTGGGCCTGATCAGTCTGGAATACAGAGGCTACGATTCGGCAGGGATCGCCGTTTTGGACAAGGGAGAAATCCAAGTCCGTAAACAAAGAGGTAAGATCAAAGATCTCGAGAGCTATCTGAAGGAACATCCCGTCAGAGGGAATGTAGGAATCGGGCATACCCGTTGGGCGACCCACGGAGAACCCAATCAGATAAACGCTCACCCTCACACGGATTCCAAGTCCACCGTCGCAGTAGTTCATAACGGAATCATCGAAAACTACGGGGAGCTTCGCCAGGAATTGAAGCAAAAAGGTTTCGTCTTCCATAGCATGACCGACACCGAAGTGATTCCCAATCTTCTTGCTGAGAGTAAGAAAAGAGGCAAAACCAATCGGGAAGCCTTTCTGGAATTATTCGACAGGGTTCACGGAAAATGGGCCATCGCAGTCGTTTTCGATAACGAGCCGGACAGAGTGTATTTCGCACAGGACGGAGCGCCTCTTCTTCTAGGTAAAGGAAAAGAAGAATATTATCTGGCTTCCGATATCTCTCCTCTCACCCGCAATTGTCGGGAAGTGTATTATATCAACTCCAAAGAATGGGGTTATTTTACGAAAACCGAATGTACGGTTTTCGGTTTCGATGGAGAAGAGAAAAAGATCGAGTTCAAGAGCCAAGAAATCAAGTTCGAGGATGTGGATAAAGGCGGATATCCGCATTTTATGATCAAGGAAATCCACGAGCAACCCGGTATCTTCAGAAGGATCATCCAATCCCGCATCGGAGACAACGGAGAGATCGAATTTCCGGAGAGCAATATTTCCCGAGACGTAATGTCCCGTGTAAATCGCATTATCATCCAAGCGGCAGGAACCAGCTATTATGCGGGTATGCTCGGTAAGCATTATCTGGAAAATTTCGCGAAAATCCAAACGGATACCGAGACCTCTTCCGAGTTTCGCTATAGAAATCCCGTGGTGGAAGGAGATACACTGATCGTGGGGATTTCCCAGTCGGGTGAGACTGCGGATACTTTGGCTTCGATCTTGGAAGCCAAAGCCAAGTTCATCAAGGTTCTCTCTTTGGTGAACAACGTGAATTCTACCATCGCTAGGGAATCGGATTCTTTTATCCGCACGGATGCAGGTCCTGAAATCGGCGTCGCAAGTACTAAAGCGTTTACCGCTCAGGTAATCAACCTTCTTCTATTTTCCTTATATGTGGCCAGATTGAAATGGATCGTTTCCGACGATGAGTTAAAGACTCTTCTGGAGGAAATCCGCCTTCTTCCCGGAAAGATGGAAAGGATTTTGGCTCAAGCTCATCTCCTGGAAACCTGGGCGGCCGACTTTACCAAGACCAAGGACTTCGTATTTTTAGGAAGGACTTATAATCATCCCGTGGCTCTGGAAGGCGCTTTGAAACTCAAGGAAGTCTCTTATATCCACGCTTCCGGATACGCCGGAGGAGAATTCAAACACGGTCCGATCGCGCTTATCACAAACGAAGTTCCCGTGGTTTGCATCGCTACTAAATCCGAGATCTATAGCAAAATGCTCTCTAATATCCAGGAGATCAAGGCGCGTAACGGTATCATCATTTCCATAGTGACGGAAGGGGATACCGAAGCAAGAGAGCTATCCGATTATTGCTTCGAGGTTCCGGATTGTCCCGAGATTCTAAGCCCTATTTTGAACGTACTTCCTTTGCAATTGCTCGCATACTATTCGGCCGTAGCTCGGGGTTGTCCTCCCGATCAACCTCGTAACCTGGCAAAATCCGTAACCGTGGAGTAA
- the glmM gene encoding phosphoglucosamine mutase, producing MALNPQKPVFQHPDLMVSVSGIRGIIPTGLSSDVIFQALRAFGSWLPGNTVVIGRDSRPSGEYIENIAIGIMLGMGKKVIRLGIVPTPTVKAVVNLSGAAGGIMISASHNPVIWNAFKFIGPGGFFTNAKDLENLLHLVRKEDYKPFQFKPNSSVEDGRDRIQAHIDSVLARVNVAAIKKKKYTVFLDAVNGGGSFVLPELLKRLGCKVIPHNCKPDGTFPRPPEPTPEALKQSSRIIKQSKADIGFALDPDADRLVVLSPKKGAISEELTLPLSFLSYLGSGRIPKKASITVNLSTSFVNDWVADSVGIPTYRSKVGEANVVAEMIHRKSVFGGEGNGGVIDPAIPSFGRDSLSGVAHILNLLALRGEDAETVFGGLPAVHMRKIAYKIAGQKTDQIYSRFRSAFSDYKEDTRDGLRLAAENSWIHIRPSNTEPILRVIGEARSKKDLESLLEKAGRIMENS from the coding sequence ATGGCTCTGAATCCCCAAAAACCTGTTTTCCAGCACCCCGACCTTATGGTCTCCGTTTCCGGAATCCGAGGAATCATCCCCACGGGCTTAAGTTCCGATGTGATTTTTCAGGCGTTGCGGGCGTTCGGATCCTGGCTCCCCGGAAATACGGTCGTAATCGGTCGGGATTCTCGGCCAAGCGGAGAATATATCGAAAACATCGCCATAGGAATCATGTTGGGTATGGGCAAGAAGGTGATCCGACTCGGGATCGTTCCTACTCCCACTGTAAAAGCTGTGGTGAACCTATCCGGCGCGGCTGGTGGAATCATGATCTCTGCCTCTCATAATCCGGTGATTTGGAACGCTTTTAAATTCATCGGTCCCGGCGGATTCTTCACGAATGCGAAAGATCTGGAAAATCTCTTGCATTTGGTAAGAAAGGAAGATTATAAACCTTTTCAGTTCAAACCGAACTCTAGTGTCGAAGACGGAAGGGATCGGATCCAAGCGCATATCGATTCCGTACTCGCAAGAGTCAATGTCGCCGCCATTAAAAAGAAAAAATACACCGTATTCTTAGATGCCGTGAACGGGGGCGGAAGCTTCGTTTTACCGGAATTGTTAAAACGCCTGGGTTGTAAGGTTATTCCACACAATTGCAAGCCGGATGGAACCTTTCCTCGGCCGCCCGAGCCGACTCCGGAAGCGTTAAAACAGTCCTCTAGGATCATAAAACAATCCAAGGCCGACATAGGATTTGCCTTGGATCCGGATGCGGACCGTTTGGTAGTACTTTCTCCCAAGAAGGGAGCGATTTCGGAAGAATTGACTCTTCCTCTCAGTTTTCTTTCCTATTTAGGTTCCGGTCGAATTCCCAAAAAAGCTTCGATCACCGTGAATCTCTCCACTAGCTTCGTAAACGATTGGGTCGCCGACTCAGTAGGAATTCCCACTTACCGGTCTAAGGTGGGAGAAGCCAACGTTGTTGCGGAAATGATACACCGAAAATCCGTTTTCGGCGGAGAAGGGAATGGCGGAGTCATAGATCCTGCGATTCCTTCTTTCGGTCGGGATTCCCTTTCGGGGGTGGCTCATATCTTGAATCTGCTTGCCCTGAGGGGAGAAGACGCTGAAACTGTGTTCGGCGGTCTTCCGGCGGTCCATATGCGCAAAATTGCGTATAAAATCGCGGGGCAAAAGACGGACCAAATCTATTCTCGCTTTCGTAGCGCCTTTTCCGATTATAAGGAAGATACGAGGGACGGTTTACGTTTGGCGGCGGAAAATTCCTGGATACATATCAGGCCTTCGAATACGGAGCCGATCCTCCGGGTGATAGGGGAGGCTAGGTCCAAAAAGGATCTGGAATCTCTTCTGGAAAAAGCCGGACGGATTATGGAGAATTCTTAA